A stretch of the Salvelinus fontinalis isolate EN_2023a chromosome 22, ASM2944872v1, whole genome shotgun sequence genome encodes the following:
- the cd164l2 gene encoding CD164 sialomucin-like 2 protein, which produces MRGLELKAPGAALLVLSVVSTSHCQSDSSDCSQAESCDLCVGDSTLNLTGCVWRVFGNSNDTGCVSDQDDSQNCNVTNDPAMCTFIEIAEEGEGDSDESPPEPSEFSQAGFDMSSFIGGIILVLCVQAGGFFAMRFFKKDTTYDPV; this is translated from the exons ATGCGAGGGTTAGAGCTAAAGGCCCCCGGTGCAGCGTTGCTGGTCCTCTCAGTGGTGAGCACCTCTCATTGTCAGTCGGACTCTTCAG ACTGCTCCCAGGCTGAGTCATGTGACCTGTGTGTCGGAGACTCCACCCTAAACCTGACTGGTTGTGTCTGGAGGGTCTTCGGGaaca GTAATGATACTGGGTGTGTATCCGATCAGGATGATTCTCAGAACTGTAATGTGACAAACGACCCAGCCATGTGCAcat TCATAGAGATAGCGGAAGAAGGTGAAGGGGACT CAGATGAGTCTCCTCCAGAGCCATCAGAGTTCTCCCAGGCAGGCTTTGACATGTCCAGTTTCATAGGAGGCATCATCCTGgtgctgtgtgtccaggctggggGATTCTTCGCCATGCGCTTCTTCAAGAAAGATACCACCTACGACcccgtgtga
- the gpr3 gene encoding G protein-coupled receptor 3, which translates to MMTQNDSDIWFEESSGSEMTSPVSQLDQSDPTTIPEASPLSLWGVVLCVSGTLIVSENTIVVAAILATPSLRAPVFLLLASLALADLLAGVALILHFLFLFCLEPTDWSDLMTSGLLATSLTASLLSLMGVALDRYLSLSHALTYGSRHSCRCAAGLLALVWLGSCLIGSGPMLGWHCLNDITSCSVARPLTRTYLSLLCGGFLLVVMVTLQLYTGICRVARRHAHAIATQRHFLPDDQSYKSKHGGQGKGLSRLLLVLGVFVSCWTPFALYGLLGDASSSPLYTYATLVPAAGNSLLNPLLYSLRNKDIRKVLLHACCPHRHTHNTHRPVDV; encoded by the coding sequence ATGATGACCCAGAATGACTCGGACATCTGGTTTGAGGAGTCTTCAGGTTCAGAGATGACTTCGCCCGTTTCCCAGCTGGACCAATCAGATCCCACAACCATTCCTGAGGCCTCTCCTCTCAGCCTATGGGGAGTGGTACTGTGCGTCTCCGGAACCCTCATTGTGTCCGAGAACACCATTGTAGTGGCGGCCATCTTGGCCACGCCTTCTCTCCGTGCCCCTGTCTTCCTGCTCCTCGCCAGCCTGGCATTGGCCGACCTGCTTGCAGGCGTGGCCTTGATCCTgcacttcctcttcctgttctgtCTGGAGCCCACGGATTGGTCAGATCTGATGACATCAGGGCTTCTGGCGACATCACTGACCGCCTCCCTCCTCAGCCTGATGGGCGTGGCGCTGGACCGTTACCTGTCGCTAAGCCACGCCCTGACCTACGGCTCCCGCCACTCGTGTCGATGCGCCGCTGGTCTGCTGGCACTCGTCTGGCTGGGGTCATGTCTGATCGGCTCGGGCCCGATGCTGGGGTGGCACTGCCTCAATGACATCACATCCTGTTCCGTGGCGCGACCCCTGACCCGGACGTACCTGTCGTTGCTTTGTGGCGGCTTCCTGCTGGTCGTCATGGTAACGCTGCAGCTATACACCGGGATCTGCCGCGTCGCTAGGCGGCATGCTCACGCCATCGCCACGCAGAGGCACTTCCTGCCTGATGACCAATCGTACAAGAGCAAGCACGGGGGCCAGGGGAAGGGCCTCTCTCGGCTGTTGTTAGTCCTCGGCGTGTTCGTCAGCTGCTGGACGCCCTTCGCCCTTTACGGTTTGCTGGGCGATGCATCTAGCTCGCCCCTGTATACGTACGCTACGTTAGTGCCGGCGGCAGGGAACTCTCTGCTCAACCCTCTGCTGTATAGCCTGAGGAACAAAGACATACGCAAGGTGCTGCTGCACGCCTGCTgtcctcacagacacacacacaacacacacaggcctGTTGACGTGTAG